A genomic window from Bradyrhizobium lupini includes:
- a CDS encoding AAA family ATPase, whose product MIDDLDDLPPSDLDEEVIEGAAEDSASGEQATASLPRVLRYAVLASRADHSVYQRLAAEIETVCPGIALTETWIDTPDAASGCALAVELDHRAVREDKPECRSLADGVRLISLALPRDRGLDEEHRRVASALVAAFHKLPPSIPLELAAEIEALVYGWAALPVCAHEVIGAFQTPAIRAAAMLGASMAGRRIEEAEETAFARSRERLRKADEREAMRSDASSERPLLDVPEGHVIVVRTDPVTMTGYKLKEIVTPLKGLIDVPLPLIKTPALAEVRRQLMAEFSYAANVVDFVLSDLVGRPTVAFRPLLMVGPPGSGKTRFAQRLQQLLGVGMWRTDSSGADGAAFSGTDRRWATAQPCHPLLAIARARHANVMILLDELDKAATGRDHGRLFDCLLGFLEIDSARQYPDPALQTPVDLRHVCYVATANFIDNLPSPLLDRFRKIDFPKPTEADLLALIPAVITDILRDQGMDRRWIEGLSPSETSAIAHHWRGGSVRRLRRLLEIVLRQREVNASRH is encoded by the coding sequence ATGATCGATGATCTGGATGACCTGCCTCCGAGCGACCTCGATGAGGAGGTCATCGAGGGCGCGGCCGAGGATTCCGCATCCGGCGAGCAGGCCACTGCCAGCTTGCCACGCGTGCTGCGCTACGCTGTTCTGGCCTCGCGCGCCGACCATTCGGTCTACCAGCGCCTCGCCGCCGAAATCGAGACGGTCTGCCCGGGCATCGCCCTGACGGAGACATGGATCGACACGCCCGACGCCGCAAGCGGATGCGCGCTTGCCGTCGAGCTCGACCACCGGGCGGTCCGCGAAGACAAGCCGGAGTGCCGGAGCCTTGCCGATGGCGTGCGGCTGATCTCGCTGGCGCTACCTCGCGACAGGGGGCTCGACGAAGAGCACCGCCGTGTCGCAAGCGCGCTTGTTGCCGCCTTTCACAAACTTCCGCCGTCCATCCCCCTCGAGCTCGCCGCCGAGATCGAGGCCCTCGTTTATGGCTGGGCGGCACTGCCAGTCTGCGCGCACGAAGTTATAGGTGCCTTTCAGACGCCCGCAATCCGGGCAGCTGCGATGCTCGGCGCCAGCATGGCGGGGCGCAGGATCGAGGAAGCCGAGGAGACAGCATTCGCCCGCTCGCGGGAGCGTCTGCGTAAAGCCGACGAGCGGGAGGCCATGCGCAGCGACGCCAGTAGTGAGAGGCCGCTGCTGGACGTTCCCGAGGGGCATGTCATCGTGGTGCGAACGGATCCGGTCACCATGACGGGCTATAAATTGAAAGAGATCGTCACGCCCTTGAAAGGCCTGATCGATGTACCCTTGCCGCTGATCAAGACACCGGCGCTTGCGGAAGTGCGCCGCCAGTTGATGGCGGAATTCAGCTACGCGGCCAATGTCGTCGATTTTGTGCTATCCGACCTCGTCGGTCGCCCCACGGTCGCCTTCCGCCCGCTGCTGATGGTGGGGCCGCCCGGGAGCGGGAAGACGCGTTTCGCGCAACGGCTGCAGCAGCTGCTTGGCGTCGGCATGTGGCGGACTGATTCAAGTGGAGCCGATGGCGCGGCGTTCTCCGGAACCGACCGCAGATGGGCGACCGCGCAGCCGTGCCATCCGCTTCTGGCGATCGCGCGCGCTCGGCATGCCAACGTAATGATCCTGCTCGATGAGCTCGACAAAGCCGCGACGGGGCGAGACCATGGCCGCCTGTTTGATTGCCTTCTTGGGTTCCTCGAAATCGACTCGGCGCGGCAATATCCGGACCCCGCACTGCAGACCCCCGTTGACCTGCGACACGTTTGCTACGTTGCTACGGCGAATTTCATCGACAACCTGCCCTCTCCTTTGCTCGATCGCTTCCGCAAGATAGACTTTCCCAAGCCGACGGAGGCCGACCTTCTGGCTCTCATCCCCGCGGTGATCACCGATATCCTGCGCGACCAGGGTATGGACCGGCGCTGGATCGAGGGCCTGAGCCCGAGCGAAACTTCCGCCATCGCGCACCATTGGCGCGGCGGATCAGTGCGACGGCTCCGCCGCCTCCTCGAGATCGTGTTGCGCCAGCGCGAGGTCAACGCAAGCCGCCATTGA